One segment of Phragmites australis chromosome 13, lpPhrAust1.1, whole genome shotgun sequence DNA contains the following:
- the LOC133888687 gene encoding O-fucosyltransferase 6-like isoform X2: MGSRRRRHHYHRRWVVPAVAPAAAAFAAAGLLLVVVAFHCFLSPPLGGGGARVVRRPNPPFLLNKPEELRRNVIGTVDFSVPSGGSKLGEELWESKAASNFFACSNATKQFADAKTVTKSDRYLMIATSGGLNQQRTGIIDAVLAARILNATLVVPKLDQKSFWKDASDFAEIFDVDSFISTLSNDVKIIRQVPDRNGKMPSPYKMRIPRKCTPKCYENRVLPALLKKHVVQLTKFDYRMSNRLETDLQKLRCRVNYHALQFTDPILKMGETLVQRMRAKSGRFIALHLRFEPDMLAFSGCYYGGGDIERIELGEIRKRWKTLHASNPDRERRHGKCPLTPEEVGLMLRALGFGKDVHLYVASGDVYGGEETLAPLKALFPNFHSKETLASKEELAPFLPYSSRMAALDFIVCDGSDVFMTNNNGNMARMLAGRRRYFGHKRTIRPNAKKLYSLFLNRTSMSWDTFASKVQTFQKGFVGEPNEIKPGRGEFHEYPIDCICARTKGKTGHSRPHLIKHVGAAVENQSSDGDLDWRDLDYGEHTPLGRDSSNEAELDDNRVGGSDIPELEDMISD; the protein is encoded by the exons atgGGCTCCAGGCGGCGGCGCCACCACTACCACCGTCGGTGGGTGGTGCCCGCTGTGGCTCCGGCCGCGGCGGCGTTCGCGGCGGCCGGGCTGCTGCTCGTCGTCGTCGCGTTCCACTGCTTCCTGTCGCCGccgctcggcggcggcggcgcacgtgTTGTTCGCCGCCCGAATCCCCCGTTCCTG TTGAACAAGCCAGAGGAGCTGCGTAGAAATGTTATTGGCACCGTGGATTTCAGCGTTCCC AGCGGTGGGAGCAAGCTGGGGGAGGAGCTCTGGGAGTCGAAGGCGGCGAGCAACTTCTTCGCCTGCAGCAACGCGACCAAGCAGTTCGCCG ATGCAAAGACCGTGACGAAGTCGGATCGCTATCTGATGATCGCGACGAGCGGTGGACTGAACCAGCAGCGAACAGGG ATCATAGATGCTGTTTTGGCAGCCCGCATTCTGAATGCAACGCTTGTCGTTCCAAAGCTGGATCAGAAATCCTTCTGGAAAGACGCGAG TGATTTTGCAGAGATATTTGATGTTGATTCATTCATATCCACGCTCTCAAATGATGTAAAGATCATACGGCAAGTTCCTGATAGGAATGGGAAAATGCCATCACCCTATAAGATGCGTATTCCTAGGAAGTGTACTCCAAAATGCTACGAGAACCGAGTACTACCTGCTCTTCTAAAAAAGCAT GTTGTTCAACTAACAAAATTTGACTACCGAATGTCCAATAGGTTAGAGACTGATCTTCAAAAGCTTAGGTGTAGAGTCAATTACCATGCACTACAGTTCACGGATCCAATTCTCAAAATGGGTGAAACGCTTGTTCAAAGAATGAGGGCAAAAAGTGGACGCTTCATTGCTCTTCACCTAAG ATTTGAGCCTGACATGCTTGCTTTCTCTGGTTGCTACTATGGGGGTGGAGACATTGAGAGAATAGAACTCGGTGAGATTCGTAAGAGGTGGAAGACCCTGCAT GCAAGTAACCCTGACAGAGAACGGCGGCACGGTAAGTGCCCTCTAACACCAGAGGAAGTCGGCCTCATGCTCAGGGCATTGGGATTCGGGAAGGACGTGCACCTATATGTTGCATCAGGAGATGTATATGGAGGTGAGGAGACATTGGCACCTCTGAAAGCACTCTTCCCAAACTTTCACTCAAAGGAGACTCTAGCGAGCAAGGAGGAGTTAGCACCATTCTTACCGTATTCATCTCGCATGGCTGCTCTTGATTTTATCGTATGTGATGGGAGCGATGTTTTCATGACAAACAACAATGGCAACATGGCCAGAATGTTGGCTGGTCGAAG GAGATATTTTGGGCACAAGAGGACCATAAGGCCCAATGCTAAGAAACTTTACTCACTCTTTCTGAATCGAACCAGCATGAGTTGGGACACATTTGCATCCAAAGTTCAGACGTTCCAAAAGGGATTTGTGGGGGAGCCCAATGAGATTAAACCAGGAAGAGGCGAATTCCATGAGTATCCTATAGATTGCATTTGTGCAAGAACAAAGGGAAAAACTGGACATAGCAGGCCGCACCTAATTAAACATGTTGGGGCAGCTGTTGAGAACCAGTCTAGTGATGGGGACCTCGACTGGAGGGATTTGGACTATGGAGAGCATACACCATTGGGAAGGGATTCATCAAATGAAGCCGAATTAGATGATAATCGTGTTGGTGGATCAGACATTCCTGAATTGGAGGACATGATCTCAGACTAG
- the LOC133888687 gene encoding O-fucosyltransferase 6-like isoform X1 — MGSRRRRHHYHRRWVVPAVAPAAAAFAAAGLLLVVVAFHCFLSPPLGGGGARVVRRPNPPFLQLNKPEELRRNVIGTVDFSVPSGGSKLGEELWESKAASNFFACSNATKQFADAKTVTKSDRYLMIATSGGLNQQRTGIIDAVLAARILNATLVVPKLDQKSFWKDASDFAEIFDVDSFISTLSNDVKIIRQVPDRNGKMPSPYKMRIPRKCTPKCYENRVLPALLKKHVVQLTKFDYRMSNRLETDLQKLRCRVNYHALQFTDPILKMGETLVQRMRAKSGRFIALHLRFEPDMLAFSGCYYGGGDIERIELGEIRKRWKTLHASNPDRERRHGKCPLTPEEVGLMLRALGFGKDVHLYVASGDVYGGEETLAPLKALFPNFHSKETLASKEELAPFLPYSSRMAALDFIVCDGSDVFMTNNNGNMARMLAGRRRYFGHKRTIRPNAKKLYSLFLNRTSMSWDTFASKVQTFQKGFVGEPNEIKPGRGEFHEYPIDCICARTKGKTGHSRPHLIKHVGAAVENQSSDGDLDWRDLDYGEHTPLGRDSSNEAELDDNRVGGSDIPELEDMISD; from the exons atgGGCTCCAGGCGGCGGCGCCACCACTACCACCGTCGGTGGGTGGTGCCCGCTGTGGCTCCGGCCGCGGCGGCGTTCGCGGCGGCCGGGCTGCTGCTCGTCGTCGTCGCGTTCCACTGCTTCCTGTCGCCGccgctcggcggcggcggcgcacgtgTTGTTCGCCGCCCGAATCCCCCGTTCCTG CAGTTGAACAAGCCAGAGGAGCTGCGTAGAAATGTTATTGGCACCGTGGATTTCAGCGTTCCC AGCGGTGGGAGCAAGCTGGGGGAGGAGCTCTGGGAGTCGAAGGCGGCGAGCAACTTCTTCGCCTGCAGCAACGCGACCAAGCAGTTCGCCG ATGCAAAGACCGTGACGAAGTCGGATCGCTATCTGATGATCGCGACGAGCGGTGGACTGAACCAGCAGCGAACAGGG ATCATAGATGCTGTTTTGGCAGCCCGCATTCTGAATGCAACGCTTGTCGTTCCAAAGCTGGATCAGAAATCCTTCTGGAAAGACGCGAG TGATTTTGCAGAGATATTTGATGTTGATTCATTCATATCCACGCTCTCAAATGATGTAAAGATCATACGGCAAGTTCCTGATAGGAATGGGAAAATGCCATCACCCTATAAGATGCGTATTCCTAGGAAGTGTACTCCAAAATGCTACGAGAACCGAGTACTACCTGCTCTTCTAAAAAAGCAT GTTGTTCAACTAACAAAATTTGACTACCGAATGTCCAATAGGTTAGAGACTGATCTTCAAAAGCTTAGGTGTAGAGTCAATTACCATGCACTACAGTTCACGGATCCAATTCTCAAAATGGGTGAAACGCTTGTTCAAAGAATGAGGGCAAAAAGTGGACGCTTCATTGCTCTTCACCTAAG ATTTGAGCCTGACATGCTTGCTTTCTCTGGTTGCTACTATGGGGGTGGAGACATTGAGAGAATAGAACTCGGTGAGATTCGTAAGAGGTGGAAGACCCTGCAT GCAAGTAACCCTGACAGAGAACGGCGGCACGGTAAGTGCCCTCTAACACCAGAGGAAGTCGGCCTCATGCTCAGGGCATTGGGATTCGGGAAGGACGTGCACCTATATGTTGCATCAGGAGATGTATATGGAGGTGAGGAGACATTGGCACCTCTGAAAGCACTCTTCCCAAACTTTCACTCAAAGGAGACTCTAGCGAGCAAGGAGGAGTTAGCACCATTCTTACCGTATTCATCTCGCATGGCTGCTCTTGATTTTATCGTATGTGATGGGAGCGATGTTTTCATGACAAACAACAATGGCAACATGGCCAGAATGTTGGCTGGTCGAAG GAGATATTTTGGGCACAAGAGGACCATAAGGCCCAATGCTAAGAAACTTTACTCACTCTTTCTGAATCGAACCAGCATGAGTTGGGACACATTTGCATCCAAAGTTCAGACGTTCCAAAAGGGATTTGTGGGGGAGCCCAATGAGATTAAACCAGGAAGAGGCGAATTCCATGAGTATCCTATAGATTGCATTTGTGCAAGAACAAAGGGAAAAACTGGACATAGCAGGCCGCACCTAATTAAACATGTTGGGGCAGCTGTTGAGAACCAGTCTAGTGATGGGGACCTCGACTGGAGGGATTTGGACTATGGAGAGCATACACCATTGGGAAGGGATTCATCAAATGAAGCCGAATTAGATGATAATCGTGTTGGTGGATCAGACATTCCTGAATTGGAGGACATGATCTCAGACTAG